gttggatcaTCAATGACTCATAGAGCATCAATGActcatggacatgaatctgagcaaacttcgggagagagggaaagacagggaagcctggcgtgctgcagtccacggggtcgcaaagagtcagacacaacttagcgactgaacaacaacaatctccaTAACGAAATATGCCACTTCCAGAGGTTAACTGTTAAAAATCACCTGGAAAGTGATGGAAACCTTCCAGATCCCAGCTTGGCTCTAGTGTTTTCTGATGGCCTCTGCAAGAACAAACACAGACGGCTTCCCATTGCTGGGAAACAGCAACACAGAGGACGTGTCCACAGGCAGAACAGGAATGTAGAAATTAGGTCTATTTCTGCTcctattttaattctttatttttaaatctagaGCAGAGTTTGTTTGGCAAGATCTAAATCTTTCAGATTCTGCAGACCGATAcaattagcaaaaaaataaaaaataaaataggggtGAGACTAACCCAGGGATGCCACCTTCCCCTTTTACCAAGAAAGAGCATTACCATGTACCACCAGCATCTATCCTCACCAACGTTTGATATAAAGAGAGCTTTTGTTGACAACAGCCTACAGTTAAAGCAGGAAAGAGTCTCAGAACGAAGCTAAGTTCAATAAATACCTCTTAATAAAAATGCCTTGGTTTAGGATTGTTTTTCTTCACCAAAACCTGTAAGAAAAAGCCATCACCTACCTGATGCTGATTTGCCGGTCATCGGGGTAGGCAGGTTTGCTTCTCGAGGTGCTGGGCCCCCTTGGGAATTCTTATCCCACAGATTCACATTCTTGTAGTTATAACTGTTGGGGTCTCCCCACGCGGAAGTGCCATCATCAATGTCCATCTTCCGACTGATCGACTGCGGGGATGGCTCTTCCCAACCGCTGGGTTCCTCATCCTTGGGGGTTACTGGCTGCGGCCCGCTGCTCCAGTTGGAATTGGAAGGTCGTCCATTGCCTGGAGGTGGTGGGGCTGGGCCTCCCCAGGAGCCAGAGGCCTCGGGTTGTGGTGGCGGTAGCTGCTGCGGCGGCTGCTGCTGTTGGTGCTGTTTGTTCCAGGAACTGGGCGGTCTACTTGTCTCTGTCCACGCCGGAGACCTTTTGCAATCTTCCCACCCGCCTTTGGAAGCCAGGCTTGTGTTCCCACCGCTCCCCCAAGTCCCGATTTCACTCTGCCCACCTTCGCCCCACCCGGACACAGGTTTATTCGCAGCATTTTCCCAATTGCTGGTTTTCGCCTGATCGACCTCCTCTCCCCAACCATTCTTTCCAGAAGTCCATCCTTGGTTGGGCTGGcgtccacctccccacccctgatCCTTGTTGGAGTTCTCATTCCAAGAGGAAGATGTCTTCTCGTCCGGGCGTCCTCCTCCCCAGTTGGAAGAGTTGTTGTTCTTATAGTCATTCCAGCCTCCTGCGTTCTTGGGGTCTTTCCACTCTGTAGAGGCTGAGAGCTCTCCCCATCCAGACTTCATTTGATTGCTTTGGCTGGGTGCGTCTCCCCAGCCCCCTGAGTTCTTGGTCTGTGTGGCAGCGCTCTCCCACCCCTCAGTTCCTTTGTCAGATTTCCCCTCGGGCCTTGGCACCTCTTCAATGTCCCACACTGTGTCCTGCTTAATTTGAGTTTGGCCCCAGCCGGTGTTTGAGAGCACCCTGGGGTCCAAATCAGTTCGGCTCAAAAGAGTCTGCAAGACAGCCTGACAGTCGGGATGTGTGGGCCGGTACGACCGGCGGCCAGAACTGTGACTGTCGCTGCTTCCTGCTTTGTGGTTGCTTCCAGTGCTCTGACCTCCAACTTCACTTCCTGTGGAGCTGGAAGATCTTCCCCAACAGGGAGCCTGGGCACTGCCTTGGTTTTCAGGGAGGGGGTGGCCCTTCTGATTGTCCCATGCTCCAGTGCTAGAATTTGGTTGGTTTGGACCACTCCATTCTCCAATTTTCAACTCATCAGACCCAGTCGGCTGTTTCCATTCTCCCTGAGAGACCCCGGATGTCATTTTGTTCCCTTCACCCCACTTGCTGTCATTAGAGTCCTGAGGGCCAAAGTTCCAGGACCCACCCGTAGACCTGTTATTGTTGTCCCAAGAGTCACTTTTTGACCCGGTTGATTTCTGAACAGGAGCTCCTTTCCAGGagtcctctctctcctttccattgttcccattgtttccaGAATTGCTTTGTCCAGAGGCTGTGTCAGTTCCAGAAGGCCCCCTAGCTGCACCCCAAGATCCAACACTCCCAGTCTTTCGATCTCCAGTGCTTTGTGAAGGGGCATCAGTGCTCCTGGAGGCGTTCCCCAAGCCCATTCCAAAGGGCATTCCCTTATTCTCCATGGGGTTTGGTGAACTTGAGTTCAAGGAGttagtgtttccattttttggtCCATCAGTGTTATGAATTTGAGCCTGCTCTCTGCCAGAGACAACAAAATTAACACCCGCattttccatctttgactgctGTTCCCTGGATGCCTGACCTACTGTGCTAACCTGCGCACTGGAATTACTAGTCTCCGTTTCCAATGCCCCTTTCCTAGAATTTCCTTCTTGGACCAGCGCTGGCCAGGCAGATGGGTTGCTATTTGGGTTAAAGTTGCTGAAGCCAGAGCCAGGTCCAATTCTCTCCTGACCACTCACATTCCTCCAGTTTCCTAGTCCATTGTTGCTCTCTGTAGTAGAGTTGGAAGATTGAACAGATTTAGCCTTAGGGTCAGATTTCCAGACCCCAAGATTACATTCGTTCCCGGAACTTGCAGACTGGCACTGGCTCCCTTTTCCTTTGTTACTAGTGGTGCTTCCTGGCAGAGTGCTCTTCTCAGAGCCAGGGTTCGAGGCACTGTTGTTATCGGTGGTGTTTTCGGAAGAAGACTCAGTGTCTTTGCTGGCAATGCAAGGCCACTCTTCCATGTCAGACCCGTCTACAATCACCTTGTCCCAGCTGTGAATGGGGTTGGGGGAGGCGCCGCTGTTGGAGGAGGCTCCCGGGCCCCAAGTGGAATTTGCATAATTTGAAGCAGCAGCACCTCCAAGGGTTGACTCTGAGAAAGAGATGGTCTCATTAATCACAGCGGCACATGCATCATCTCTCAACCCTCGAGCTCAAACCACCCCCAAAGCGAGCTCATCACTTCCCCACAAACTAGTTCTCTACCCACTGCCTGCCTTGCTTAACTGCATCATACCCGTCTTAGTCTCTTCTGTTTTGCCTGGTTGGTGTATTTGCTAAATCCTACCCCCATAGCACCTCTCAAGGCTATCCTCATGCTacttccagggacagagaagggaCTTCCCATATCTTGAGACAATGCAGTTAATAGCCCATCCTGGCTTTACAGCTACAACCCACTCTAAACACCCCCAGTATTAATAAAGCACACCTCTGATTGTATCACTGCTCTATGGAAAGGAGTGGAGAGTTTCGTAGTGCATAAGAATAAAGCTAAACTCTTGGGCCTGAGGTCTGATTAAGATGCTCCACAACCTGGGACCCACTGacttttccattttccccttccCCTGCTTTCTCTGACGATGCCCACACTCTACAAACTGTGCCATCCCACCCTGGCTGCATTCCTCATGGGCACCTATTGTTTTTTCCTTCGGAATTCACACACTGAAATCTATCCATCTTTCTGGGCCTAGTTCAAGTGCCACTTCTTCCATGAAGTTTTTTTGAGCTCACCACCTGAAAACAGCCTTTCTCTGTCTGGAGCTGTTTGCTCTGTGTACTGCATTCACCTCTTCCTTCACTCACATGAATGCCTTCCAGGCAGAGACGTATCTTGCTAACGTTTAAATTCCATGTGGCAGCCAGGGCACTGCTGCTCAGTAAGCAGCTGCTGAATGATGAATGCCCACCCAGCTAGATGCCAGGGCAGACAAGCATGAATCAGTTTGTATGCCCAAGGAACTTGATAAAAAGAGTCTGGCTCAGAGCATATTTGATTGGCACGGGAGGGAGGGGGAATGACCTGTTTTTAAGACCAATAATTTCCTCTAAACttatttcagttctttttaaCCAAACAGCTTTAAATCAATATGAAGTTCAAAAAAAATATTACATAGTGCCATATAAAAGTAAGGAAGCAGAGAATCTCAAACTCTTGAGATCAGGGGCCTCCTTGGTTTCAAGAATGTAAACAGGAGAGTGACTCATGCTAGACCCATGTCTACGTCCAGGCCTGGCGAGACTCAGCAGCTAAAGTGCCCGACACAAACACCCCCTCACACTTTCCCTTTGCAGCTGGTGACAAGGGGCCAGGAAGCCTTTCTCTGTCTGGGTTGGGCCTATCCTGACAGCTACCAAAGGAAGCCTCATGAATAGGACTTGTCTCTGTATGAAGGCCTATGTCATTGCCAGCTTTCTCTCCATCTTTACTTTGCACataagatggtaaaaaaaaaaaaaaaatctctagtcaATTCTATGTTCAAATCAGAACTAGAATAAAGCATCCTACCATTAACAACCACCAATTCAttgtccttgccaacacttgatgGTCTTCAAGCTCTGAATTTGAGTATGATCTCaaaaaaacatttgaagaatAAGTGGAAATCTtttgataagtttttaaaaaatgggggatgatatttggaagttcttggctgCTGGCTGTTTAGCATTCATCTattaaaaactctcaaaactTCCAGCAGAGCCCTTCAGGTAAAGATttcttatacatacatacaatttttAACAGAGCTCAAAATCCAGGGCTCTCTATAAAGAAACATTGATCTTACAAATCTACTAATAGGATGGTATTATGTGGAATTCTCCCAAAATTCTGCATTATAATCTAAGAGACCATTCTCTCTCTGTTCCCAGAGTTCCAGGAACATAAACATGCACGTCTTGAGATTCAGAACCAGCCTCTGCACTAGCCTCGCTTCCAGTCGCCCCGAGTACACACCTGAAGAGGCACCTGGGGCAATGGGGGCTTGAATTGTAATGCTCTTGTCTGAGGAGGGAAAAAAGGCAACGAAGAATGTggacaaaaaacctcgaatagccaaagtaatcttgagaaagaagaatggaactggaggaatcaacccgcctgacttcagactctactacaaagccacagtcatcaagacagtacggtactggcacaaagacagaaatatagatcaatggaacagaatagaaagcccagagataaatccacgaaccttcggacaccttatctttgacaaaggaggcaaggatatacaatggaaaaaagacaacctctttaacaagtggtgctgggaaaactggtcaaccacttgtaaaagaaatgaaactagaacactttctaacaccatacacaaaaataaactcaaaatggattaaagatctaaatgtaagaccagaaactataaaactcctagaggagaacataggcaaaacactctccaacataaatcacagctggatcctctatgacccacctcccagaatattggaaataaaagcaaaactaaacaaatgggacctaatgaaacttaaaagcttttgcactacaaaggaaactataagtaaggtgaaaagacagccctcagattgggagaaaataatagcaaatgaagaaacagacaaaagattaatctcaaaaatatacaagcaactcctgcagctcaattccagaaaaataaatgacccaatcaaaaaatgggccaaagaactaaacagacatttctccaaagaagacatacagatggctaacaaacacatgaaaagatgctcaacatcactcattatcagagaaatgcaaatcaaaaccacaatgaggtaccattacgcgccagtcaggatggctgctatccaaaagtctacaagcaataaatgctggagagggtgtggagaaaagggaaccctcttacactgttggtgggaatgcaaactagtacagccactatggaaaacagtgtggagatttctcaaaaaattggaaatagaactgccatatgacccaacaatcccacttctgggcatacacactgaggaaaccagatctgaaagagacacgtgcaccccaatgttcatcgcagcactgtttataatagccaggacatggaagcaacctagatgcccatcagcagatgaatggataaggaagctgtggtacatatacaccatggaatattattcagctgctaaaaagaattcatttgaatcagttctaatgagatggatgaaactggagccccttatacagagtgaaataagccagaaagataaagaacattacagcatactaacacatatatatggaatttagaaagatggtaacgataaccctatatgcaaaacagaaaaagagacacagaagtacagaacagacttttgaactctgtgggagaaggtgagggtgggatgtttcgaaagaacagcatgtataatatctatggtgaaacagatcaccagcccaggtgggatgcatgagacaagtgctcgggcctggtgcgctaggaagacccagaggattcgggtggagagggaggtgggaggggggatcgggatggggaatgcgtgtaactctatggctgattcatatcaatgtatgacaaaacccactgaaatgttgtgaagtaattagcctccaactaataaaaaaaataaaataaaattgagcttcaaaaaaaaaaaagagcagcagGCCAAGAAGACACTCGCCAGACACTGAAACCCAGTTTCAGGAGAGAAATGCTGGTACACATCGCACACTGGGCTCCTGCTCCATCTTCCGAATAACCCCAAGAGTCTACAAGAAtcgttacccactccagtattcttgcctggagaatcccatggacagaggagcctgacaggtcacatgggatcacaaagagtcggacacaactgagtgactaacactaactaactcAGTCTATATAATCAACGGTTCTTGTGGACTTTAGACAGGCAACACATAGTGATGCGCTGGCTCCCTGCAACCCCGCCCCGGTCCCCCTCGCCCGAGGCGCGCTCACCTGGTGCGGTCCCACCCTCGCTCTGCAGCAGCGCTCCTGTCACTTGTGCGTTGTTGGGGTTTGCTCCAGGCGCCGTGGAGGGaggaggccccgccccgcccccgaggAGCATGCAGGACGGTGGAGGGGGCTGCCCACGTTTCAGTAACACTTTGTGGTCCTGCTGGCAACGGAACCGGGGCGGCACCTCCCGAGGCATGTAGCGGGCGGCGCTGGGCGGCTGTCCGTTCGGCACTGCCACCCTTTTGGCATTGTTGCCACCATTGACTGGTGGCGATGGAGAGCTGCCAATTGGGCTGGCGGCCGTTGGTTGGCTTAAACTTGGTTTCGTCACTTCGGGCACtgaaagagagagatggggaaataGCCTTTGAAATCCAGTGAATTTTTCTGAAGcttattttttcaagaaagtgTCCATGAGATAGGTTCCAATAAGACAATGCTCCTTTCATCCTACTCTGAGGGACATGGTGTTTCCAGATCCCCCAGCATCTTCAGTTTACTGGAGATAGCTAAGGGTGGAGAGTGATGGTGACAAGGATTCAAACACTGCGGTATCGTGGAATGACATTCCGTTAactaaggaagagaaggaagtaaGCACCATTCACTCCCCGAAATCAACAGTGGAGCCCCCTGAAGGGCTGCCTAGCAGGCCTAAGGGTGCACACAGACCCCAGGCAAAACCCCTGGGGCAAGGTTCAAGGCTCTCAGCCCAGCAGCTCTTTCTCTCCATCCACATTCTTAAAGAAACTTTACCCAAAGTCCCTGGAGCAGGTATGCTCAGCCCCCTTCATGTGCGCTCCTGGACCATGTTGTCCATCTCTGTGCCACTGAAAATACTGTTTATATTGAGATTCTCCATTTGTCGATCATTCTCCCCACTAGGTCAGAAGACCCTCAATGGCAGGAACccatctttcacttttttttcttaggGCCTGGCACAAAGTATACCCCTAAAGGGAAACCAGGCTTACAGAATCCCAAGATCAATGTGGTTTTGGTTTCTACAGCCAGCTGAACTTAAAGACACTGCTTGGCATCCTGTGTAAACATTAGAAATGTTATAAatctctttgcttttatttaaaaaaaaattaagtggcccttatgtgtattttttcaactattcatttaaaataaaaatttcaaaatgtagatatttttcctatttaaatatttaaggttTTTCCTCCCTTGTAAAATGGCAAACAGGAAGGATGGGAACATGTGAGATGACTATGAAGCTCTGCTGGACCCTTCTGGCTTCCCTTCCACCCAGTGGAGAAAGTTCTTCTGGACTGGCAAATCCCTCGCTTCATCCTACCAAAAGACTCCACCCTTTCCAGGAAAATTTACCTGGCAGCACACTGTGGCAGCAATACACAATCAATCACCGAGCCTGGGAATTCCGAGGACTCTGAGGCCAGAGTCCCTGAGCCCCAGAGCCATGCGAGCGCCAGCCCTGGGGGCAGTATTGCTCTGACTGCTGAAACCATGCTGGGTCAGCAGGCTGTTCACTAAACTGGCTTCTTTATGAGAGAGCTACATCATCAGAAATCAGGGGGCCCAATCTACACCCGCTGGACACTGGGGAGTACTATGagtaacaggaagaaaaaagagcaggagcCTGAAGTAACTTCAAGGCTTAAACCCCTGGTCTAACCTTAGCCAATCATGAGGCAGTACTGTGCCTCCCAAGAAGGAAGAGAGGTGAgaggatgaacagataaatagatgtatttctcaagaaaataaataggtCATTGCTTAATACTGTGTTGACCCAAAAGTTcacttgggtttttccataacatcttatagaaaaacctgaaCTAACTTTGGGCTAACCCAGTATTATTAATATAGTGGATTTTGCATGACTTATAAAGACCAATGTATAAATGACTGACAAATGGATGAATACAGATGAATTATTTAATGATCCATTTTCTATCTGTGTCTGGAGGATTCCATAGCACACAGCATTTCCAGTCTCCTCTCCTCTTATTATGAGAATAAACAAGAAGCTGATGAAGGCTGGGGGAAATTCTTCCCAACTAGCTTTTAGGCCAGAAAGAATTATGCTTCTACAGGGCCACCCTTCTATAAAAAGACTAGAACCTCCACTTTAAAGTAACCAGGCTTGTCACTCATTTCCCTAAAATAGAATCAGACATGGTAAGAAGAGCCTATAGAGCTGAGATCTGAACATCAGTTGGATGAACTCTGAATCACTCATAGCACAGTGGAAGAAATCTGGTAGATATTATATACTGTATAAGATTCCCTGCAAAGCTCTCAGGGCATTTTCCCACCATCACATCAGAGGTACAATGGACCATAAGTAATGAAGTCATAATAAAATGGGACCACCTTTTGACTATCCTCCTTCCAACACAGTGCTCCCTCCTGGGAGATTAGTCATTCAAAACTCTAGGACACTGTCAGAAAAAGCCTGCCTGCAGTACATGTTAAGAGTGAACTGTTGCAGGGCTTGAGTGAGTGTTTACCCTGTTTTACCACACTCTAAGCACTAACTGCAGAGCAATGCAGGTGTTAAGCAGGATGCCCAACCCGACCTGCATCCCGAAGTCCAACATCAGAATCCCTGCAGGGATCATGGCATATTCCAGAGCATCAGGGGTAACCGAGCAGAGGGAAACTAGGATTAAGTCTGAATTACTTCTCAGgtcctctcttttctcttctgaatCTTAATGGCTTGCAGCTTGTGGTACAGATATTTCTGAAGATGAGCTGCTCAAAATAAAGGCATAGTTTCTCATTTTCCAGAGAAAAGGTCTGTGGCTTAAACCTGATCTCTGCTTCAAAGGGGAATAAAGACACTGTGGAAAAAACTGGGTATCCTACTTTCTAATTTCCACTCATTTACCACTGAAAAGCATTTACTTCCTCTAATGATTgactcttttccccttctcttgttGCCATTATTTTATACCAATCTCATCTTACAGTCTGAGCTTCTAATTGCCTCTACTTCTGAAAAACTTCAGTAAGATGCTTTTTCAGATAAAAGTTTTCTTAAGAAAATTCTGAGATGGGCAGGACCAATAAACTATTTTCTCTAAATACCTTGATGGtatcaaacattaaaaaacaaaaccaaaaaaacatcTTCCAGTAACGTTTTAAAAGTAATAGTTAAAATACAAACATGTTCTACAAAAGACATTATTTTAGACTGAAGAATTTCTTGGTGAATAATAATCAAGGCAATACAAAAATATCTCAAAGACTGATGACACATAGAGTGGCCGATGCAAGCTCAACACTGTTCAGCAACCTCTAAAGCACTGTCTCTGTTTCTTTACCTCTCACTCATTCCCCAAACTCAATGCACAATGGCTTTCGCCCAGATCATCTCACTGGAAGTTTCTCTCCTCATTAAATCATTAGTGATTTCGTTCCCAGTTTAATGGGAACTGGTTgaacctggggggtgggggtggagcctgtcttaaatattaataaattagactagctgttgtttgttgttttagtcactaagtcatgtacgactcctctgtccatggaatttcccaggcaagaataccgggctgggttgccaattccttctctagggggtctttccGACCCAAAGaatgaacccccatctcctacactggcaagcagattctttaccactgagccaccagggaagctgaaattAGAGTAGACCCAAGGTTAGtacatgcagccatgaaattaaggctcttgctccttggaaga
This genomic stretch from Cervus elaphus chromosome 22, mCerEla1.1, whole genome shotgun sequence harbors:
- the TNRC6B gene encoding trinucleotide repeat-containing gene 6B protein isoform X6; the protein is MREKEQEREEQLMEDKKRKKEDKKKKEATQKVTEQKTKVPEVTKPSLSQPTAASPIGSSPSPPVNGGNNAKRVAVPNGQPPSAARYMPREVPPRFRCQQDHKVLLKRGQPPPPSCMLLGGGAGPPPSTAPGANPNNAQVTGALLQSEGGTAPESTLGGAAASNYANSTWGPGASSNSGASPNPIHSWDKVIVDGSDMEEWPCIASKDTESSSENTTDNNSASNPGSEKSTLPGSTTSNKGKGSQCQSASSGNECNLGVWKSDPKAKSVQSSNSTTESNNGLGNWRNVSGQERIGPGSGFSNFNPNSNPSAWPALVQEGNSRKGALETETSNSSAQVSTVGQASREQQSKMENAGVNFVVSGREQAQIHNTDGPKNGNTNSLNSSSPNPMENKGMPFGMGLGNASRSTDAPSQSTGDRKTGSVGSWGAARGPSGTDTASGQSNSGNNGNNGKEREDSWKGAPVQKSTGSKSDSWDNNNRSTGGSWNFGPQDSNDSKWGEGNKMTSGVSQGEWKQPTGSDELKIGEWSGPNQPNSSTGAWDNQKGHPLPENQGSAQAPCWGRSSSSTGSEVGGQSTGSNHKAGSSDSHSSGRRSYRPTHPDCQAVLQTLLSRTDLDPRVLSNTGWGQTQIKQDTVWDIEEVPRPEGKSDKGTEGWESAATQTKNSGGWGDAPSQSNQMKSGWGELSASTEWKDPKNAGGWNDYKNNNSSNWGGGRPDEKTSSSWNENSNKDQGWGGGRQPNQGWTSGKNGWGEEVDQAKTSNWENAANKPVSGWGEGGQSEIGTWGSGGNTSLASKGGWEDCKRSPAWTETSRPPSSWNKQHQQQQPPQQLPPPQPEASGSWGGPAPPPPGNGRPSNSNWSSGPQPVTPKDEEPSGWEEPSPQSISRKMDIDDGTSAWGDPNSYNYKNVNLWDKNSQGGPAPREANLPTPMTGKSASDSKSMQDGWGENDGPVAGTRHPSWEEEDDGGVWNTAGSQGSASSHNSASWGQGGKKQMKCSLKGGNNDSWMNPLAKQFSNMGLLSQTEDNPSSKMDLSVGSLPDKKFDVDKRAMNLGDFNDIMRKDRSGFRPPNSKDMGTTDSGPYFEKGGNHGLFGNSTAQSRGVHTPVQPLNSSPNLRAQVPPQFISPQVSASMLKQFPNSGLNPGLFNVGPQLSPQQIAMLSQLPQIPQFQLACQLLLQQQQQQQLLQNQRKLSQAVRQQQEQQLARMVSALQQQQQQQQQQRQPSMKHSPSHPVGPKPHLDNMVPNALNVGLPDLQTKGPIPGYGSGFSSGGMDYGMVGGKEAGTESRFKQWTSMMEVPSVATQEANMHKNGAIVAPGKTRGGSPYNQFDIIPGDTLGGHTGPAGDSWLPAKSPPTNKIGSKSSNASWPPEFQPGVPWKGIQNIDPESDPYVTPGSVLGGTATSPIVDTDHQLLRDNTTGSNSSLNTSLPSPGAWPYSASDNSFTNVHSTSAKFPDYKSTWSPDPIGHNPTHLSNKMWKNHISSRNTTPLPRPPPGLTNPKPSSPWSSTAPRSVRGWGTQDSRLASASTWSDGGSVRPSYWLVLHNLTPQIDGSTLRTICMQHGPLLTFHLNLTQGTALIRYSTKQEAAKAQTALHMCVLGNTTILAEFATDDEVSRFLAQAQPPTPAATPSAPAAGWQSLETGQTQSDPVGPALNLFGGSTGLGQWSSSAGGSSGADLAGASLWGPPNYSSSLWGVPTVEDPHRMGSPAPLLPGDLLGGGSDSI
- the TNRC6B gene encoding trinucleotide repeat-containing gene 6B protein isoform X4 → MREKEQEREEQLMEDKKRKKEDKKKKEATQKVTEQKTKVPEVTKPSLSQPTAASPIGSSPSPPVNGGNNAKRVAVPNGQPPSAARYMPREVPPRFRCQQDHKVLLKRGQPPPPSCMLLGGGAGPPPSTAPGANPNNAQVTGALLQSEGGTAPESTLGGAAASNYANSTWGPGASSNSGASPNPIHSWDKVIVDGSDMEEWPCIASKDTESSSENTTDNNSASNPGSEKSTLPGSTTSNKGKGSQCQSASSGNECNLGVWKSDPKAKSVQSSNSTTESNNGLGNWRNVSGQERIGPGSGFSNFNPNSNPSAWPALVQEGNSRKGALETETSNSSAQVSTVGQASREQQSKMENAGVNFVVSGREQAQIHNTDGPKNGNTNSLNSSSPNPMENKGMPFGMGLGNASRSTDAPSQSTGDRKTGSVGSWGAARGPSGTDTASGQSNSGNNGNNGKEREDSWKGAPVQKSTGSKSDSWDNNNRSTGGSWNFGPQDSNDSKWGEGNKMTSGVSQGEWKQPTGSDELKIGEWSGPNQPNSSTGAWDNQKGHPLPENQGSAQAPCWGRSSSSTGSEVGGQSTGSNHKAGSSDSHSSGRRSYRPTHPDCQAVLQTLLSRTDLDPRVLSNTGWGQTQIKQDTVWDIEEVPRPEGKSDKGTEGWESAATQTKNSGGWGDAPSQSNQMKSGWGELSASTEWKDPKNAGGWNDYKNNNSSNWGGGRPDEKTSSSWNENSNKDQGWGGGRQPNQGWTSGKNGWGEEVDQAKTSNWENAANKPVSGWGEGGQSEIGTWGSGGNTSLASKGGWEDCKRSPAWTETSRPPSSWNKQHQQQQPPQQLPPPQPEASGSWGGPAPPPPGNGRPSNSNWSSGPQPVTPKDEEPSGWEEPSPQSISRKMDIDDGTSAWGDPNSYNYKNVNLWDKNSQGGPAPREANLPTPMTGKSASVWSKSTPSAPDNGTSAWGEPNESSPGWGEMDDTGASTTGWGTAPSNAPNAMKPNSKSMQDGWGENDGPVAGTRHPSWEEEDDGGVWNTAGSQGSASSHNSASWGQGGKKQMKCSLKGGNNDSWMNPLAKQFSNMGLLSQTEDNPSSKMDLSVGSLPDKKFDVDKRAMNLGDFNDIMRKDRSGFRPPNSKDMGTTDSGPYFEKGGNHGLFGNSTAQSRGVHTPVQPLNSSPNLRAQVPPQFISPQVSASMLKQFPNSGLNPGLFNVGPQLSPQQIAMLSQLPQIPQFQLACQLLLQQQQQQQLLQNQRKLSQAVRQQQEQQLARMVSALQQQQQQQQQQRQPSMKHSPSHPVGPKPHLDNMVPNALNVGLPDLQTKGPIPGYGSGFSSGGMDYGMVGGKEAGTESRFKQWTSMMEVPSVATQEANMHKNGAIVAPGKTRGGSPYNQFDIIPGDTLGGHTGPAGDSWLPAKSPPTNKIGSKSSNASWPPEFQPGVPWKGIQNIDPESDPYVTPGSVLGGTATSPIVDTDHQLLRDNTTGSNSSLNTSLPSPGAWPYSASDNSFTNVHSTSAKFPDYKSTWSPDPIGHNPTHLSNKMWKNHISSRNTTPLPRPPPGLTNPKPSSPWSSTAPRSVRGWGTQDSRLASASTWSDGGSVRPSYWLVLHNLTPQIDGSTLRTICMQHGPLLTFHLNLTQGTALIRYSTKQEAAKAQTALHMCVLGNTTILAEFATDDEVSRFLAQAQPPTPAATPSAPAAGWQSLETGQTQSDPVGPALNLFGGSTGLGQWSSSAGGSSGADLAGASLWGPPNYSSSLWGVPTVEDPHRMGSPAPLLPGDLLGGGSDSI